The Spartobacteria bacterium genome contains a region encoding:
- the dhaK gene encoding dihydroxyacetone kinase subunit DhaK, with protein MKKIMNTPETFVYDMCHGIARAHPELEFVEKFKIVKKKEINPGKVSLISGGGSGHEPAHAGFVGKGMLDCAVCGDVFASPSQVQVYNAIKACATDKGVLLIIKNYSGDVMNFNGAAEDAKEDDEIKVDAVYVNDDIAVKDSLYTVGRRGVAGTVFVHKCAGAAAEMGKDLAEVKAVANKAIKNVRSFGFAFSSCTPPAKGTPIFDIADDQMEFGVGIHGEPGRKTEQVQSADVLAQRIVDDVLEDLGAKEGDNVALLINGFGATPMMELYLFNNSVSKELEKKGISIHKTLVGNYMTSIDMAGASVTVMKLDAELESLIDYPVSAPALTWGAVMNEQATAALDAMNAIAKALNITPGAVGPAEAANVPGKKVAVEAASVYEVKGEPKIDETINTAAFIMCIDKMADIIIENEVAFCDADQMGDGDFGMSIAKGFRQLKVDWATRKKGDIGEFLISCSEIIKEYCGGASGPIWGSAFKYAGKSVLGVEEASLADLATLFQAANTGVFTTGEKSFGKGAVVGDKTLVDALKPCADALDAAAKAGKSLVQGLDEGAAAAVAGAESTKTFVVTLGRAGTVGEKSIGYPDAGAYGLGVIFTGLAEYIKNFTS; from the coding sequence ATGAAAAAAATAATGAATACACCGGAAACTTTTGTTTACGACATGTGTCACGGCATTGCCCGCGCCCATCCGGAACTTGAGTTTGTTGAGAAATTTAAAATTGTTAAAAAGAAAGAGATTAACCCTGGTAAGGTTTCCCTTATTTCCGGCGGCGGGTCTGGACATGAACCGGCGCATGCCGGATTTGTAGGAAAAGGAATGCTGGACTGTGCCGTATGTGGCGATGTCTTTGCGTCCCCCTCACAGGTTCAGGTCTATAACGCCATCAAAGCGTGCGCCACCGATAAGGGCGTACTTCTGATCATTAAAAACTACTCCGGTGATGTGATGAACTTCAACGGTGCGGCGGAAGATGCAAAAGAGGATGACGAGATCAAGGTCGATGCGGTTTATGTCAATGATGACATCGCCGTCAAAGACAGTCTCTATACAGTGGGCCGTCGCGGTGTCGCCGGAACGGTCTTTGTACATAAGTGCGCCGGTGCTGCCGCAGAAATGGGGAAAGACCTCGCCGAAGTGAAAGCCGTTGCCAACAAGGCGATAAAGAACGTCAGAAGCTTTGGTTTTGCTTTTTCATCGTGTACGCCGCCAGCCAAGGGAACGCCGATTTTTGATATCGCCGATGACCAGATGGAGTTCGGTGTAGGGATTCACGGAGAGCCAGGAAGAAAAACGGAACAGGTTCAGTCAGCGGATGTGCTTGCACAACGTATTGTAGATGACGTTCTGGAAGATCTTGGTGCAAAAGAAGGCGACAACGTTGCACTGCTCATTAATGGCTTTGGTGCAACACCGATGATGGAGCTCTATCTCTTCAATAATTCGGTTTCCAAAGAACTCGAAAAGAAAGGTATTTCTATCCACAAGACGCTGGTTGGAAATTATATGACCTCTATTGACATGGCAGGGGCCTCTGTCACTGTTATGAAACTTGATGCTGAGCTGGAATCGCTCATAGATTATCCTGTTTCAGCACCAGCCCTCACATGGGGTGCCGTAATGAATGAACAGGCGACGGCTGCTTTGGACGCGATGAACGCCATTGCAAAAGCATTGAACATTACCCCGGGCGCAGTCGGTCCCGCAGAAGCGGCGAACGTGCCCGGCAAAAAAGTTGCCGTAGAAGCCGCTTCGGTGTACGAAGTCAAGGGGGAGCCAAAGATTGATGAAACAATCAATACTGCGGCATTTATCATGTGCATCGACAAAATGGCGGACATCATCATTGAAAATGAAGTGGCCTTTTGCGACGCAGATCAAATGGGTGACGGGGACTTTGGTATGAGCATAGCCAAAGGCTTCAGGCAGCTTAAAGTTGACTGGGCTACACGCAAGAAAGGTGATATCGGCGAGTTTCTTATCAGTTGTTCTGAGATTATCAAGGAATACTGCGGTGGTGCTTCCGGTCCCATCTGGGGCTCGGCTTTCAAATATGCAGGCAAGTCCGTTCTTGGAGTGGAAGAAGCCTCATTGGCTGATTTGGCCACATTGTTTCAGGCCGCCAATACGGGTGTTTTCACTACAGGTGAAAAGAGTTTTGGCAAGGGTGCTGTGGTAGGTGATAAAACACTGGTGGATGCCCTGAAACCCTGTGCGGATGCTCTGGACGCGGCCGCGAAGGCTGGGAAATCGCTTGTGCAGGGGTTGGATGAAGGGGCAGCAGCCGCTGTTGCTGGTGCTGAATCAACCAAAACATTTGTTGTAACGCTAGGCAGAGCGGGAACTGTTGGTGAAAAATCAATAGGTTACCCAGATGCTGGGGCCTATGGTCTCGGTGTTATTTTTACCGGCCTCGCGGAATACATCAAAAACTTCACCAGCTGA